One genomic window of Luteitalea pratensis includes the following:
- a CDS encoding cytochrome c maturation protein CcmE: MSGSRTAKIAISTLVLGLAFSAMLYSSLAEDTQYYKHVDEVMTRPVEWYGKRLQLHGHASDIRRKPDSLDYRFEVTHNGQLVKATYRGIVPDTFKDGSEVVIKGTLGPNGFVVEPDGVMAKCPSKYEAGKPGAPGQTSRPAPGTQSSAN, from the coding sequence ATGAGCGGATCCAGGACTGCCAAAATCGCAATCTCGACCCTCGTGCTCGGGCTGGCGTTCAGCGCCATGCTCTACTCGAGCCTCGCCGAGGATACGCAGTACTACAAGCACGTCGACGAGGTGATGACGCGACCGGTCGAGTGGTACGGCAAGCGGCTGCAATTGCACGGACACGCCTCCGACATCCGGCGCAAGCCCGACTCGCTCGACTACCGCTTCGAGGTCACCCACAACGGGCAACTGGTCAAGGCGACCTATAGGGGGATCGTTCCCGATACGTTCAAGGACGGCTCCGAGGTCGTGATCAAGGGCACTCTTGGGCCCAACGGCTTCGTCGTCGAGCCCGACGGCGTGATGGCCAAGTGCCCCTCCAAGTACGAAGCCGGCAAGCCCGGCGCCCCGGGGCAAACGTCGCGTCCGGCGCCCGGGACCCAGTCGTCGGCGAACTAG
- a CDS encoding DciA family protein: MVPTSTLVNGSVTQLIAAQPHSKGKVEAAWHLAVGGAMARLSGPVRDANGIVYVEARDARIADQLVLHRRVIEARLREVLGTKGRAFVILTGPA, from the coding sequence GTGGTCCCGACCTCGACGCTGGTGAATGGATCGGTCACGCAGTTGATCGCCGCCCAACCCCACAGCAAGGGCAAGGTGGAGGCGGCGTGGCATCTCGCCGTCGGCGGCGCCATGGCCCGGCTGAGCGGACCGGTGCGCGACGCCAATGGCATCGTCTACGTCGAGGCTCGTGACGCCAGGATTGCCGACCAGCTGGTACTGCACCGCCGCGTCATCGAGGCGAGGCTACGCGAAGTGCTCGGCACGAAGGGAAGGGCCTTCGTGATCCTCACCGGGCCGGCGTGA
- a CDS encoding heme exporter protein CcmB, translating to MEASAPDRVSSQVRPTPLLVCSRVARQFGRRRVLRDVSFDGYAGEVFGILGPNGSGKTTLLGVLSTLAEPSRGSLFYPAAATLDSPRRIIGVLGHEPQLYGELTARENLELFGRLADVPDLQGAVQRALQQARLTDRGDDLVDRFSRGMRQRLAFERVLLAAPRVLLLDEPFTGLDDESAHRMVARLASLRDNGTLIVLATHDLLLVESLVDRACIVKGGVLLPLDRTLPLAESYRAAVNASTTDAVGRAGSPLGAPKSAGEGGSRPSPDKRTDPDADGRLGQPALPDSSEASLSDIAAAAWVLLAKDVRIEWRSREGLLTTACFALACVLVFSFGLVRNGTPMPDAGPAVLWVTVALAGTLAMARTFERERAAGTLMAVLASPTPRPAIYLGKWGALMVLMFAVEIVLLPLVALFFQMPLDRRPLLVVGLLAAGTTGYAAIGTLFAAMLARTRTRDVLLPLLLYPMSVPVIIGGVRGTAAALADPYVPGVVSLWLPLLICFDAVFAILALWTFGTLMTEAAPRVAKEA from the coding sequence GTGGAGGCGTCGGCCCCGGACCGGGTGAGCAGCCAGGTGCGGCCGACCCCGCTGCTGGTCTGTTCGCGCGTGGCGCGCCAATTCGGCCGGCGGCGCGTTCTTCGCGACGTCTCCTTCGACGGGTATGCCGGGGAAGTGTTCGGCATCCTGGGGCCGAACGGCTCGGGCAAGACGACGCTGCTCGGCGTGCTCTCGACACTTGCGGAACCCTCTCGCGGCAGCCTCTTCTATCCCGCGGCCGCCACCCTCGACTCGCCGCGCCGGATCATCGGCGTGCTCGGCCACGAGCCGCAGTTGTACGGCGAACTCACTGCACGCGAGAACCTCGAGCTATTCGGACGCCTGGCCGATGTGCCTGATCTGCAGGGTGCCGTGCAACGTGCGCTGCAACAGGCGCGCCTCACCGACCGCGGCGATGACCTGGTGGATCGCTTCTCCCGCGGCATGCGCCAGCGCCTCGCGTTCGAGCGCGTCCTGCTGGCGGCGCCGCGTGTCCTGTTGCTCGACGAACCGTTCACCGGCCTGGACGACGAGAGCGCGCACCGCATGGTCGCGCGCCTGGCCTCTCTCCGCGACAACGGCACCTTGATCGTCCTGGCGACGCACGACCTGTTACTGGTGGAGTCGCTGGTGGACCGCGCCTGCATCGTCAAGGGCGGCGTGCTGCTGCCGCTCGACCGAACGCTGCCGCTCGCGGAGTCGTATCGCGCAGCGGTAAATGCCAGCACCACCGATGCCGTTGGTAGGGCCGGCTCTCCGCTCGGCGCGCCGAAGTCCGCGGGCGAAGGCGGGAGCCGGCCATCTCCAGACAAGAGGACCGACCCCGACGCAGACGGCCGGCTGGGACAGCCGGCCCTACCTGACTCGTCAGAAGCGTCCCTGTCCGACATCGCGGCCGCGGCTTGGGTACTGCTCGCGAAGGACGTGCGTATCGAGTGGCGGTCGCGCGAAGGGCTCCTGACCACGGCGTGCTTCGCGCTGGCGTGCGTACTCGTGTTCTCCTTCGGCCTGGTGCGCAACGGCACGCCCATGCCCGACGCCGGGCCTGCGGTCCTGTGGGTGACGGTCGCCCTGGCCGGGACGTTGGCCATGGCGCGCACGTTCGAGCGCGAGCGCGCCGCTGGCACCCTGATGGCAGTACTGGCCTCGCCGACGCCGCGCCCTGCCATCTATCTCGGCAAGTGGGGCGCGCTGATGGTGCTGATGTTCGCCGTCGAAATCGTCCTGCTGCCGCTCGTGGCGTTGTTCTTCCAGATGCCCCTCGATCGGCGGCCGCTGCTGGTCGTCGGCCTGCTCGCCGCGGGCACCACCGGCTACGCCGCCATCGGCACCCTGTTTGCCGCCATGCTGGCCCGCACGCGGACTCGCGACGTGCTCCTGCCGCTGCTGCTGTACCCGATGAGCGTGCCGGTGATCATCGGTGGCGTGCGCGGCACGGCAGCGGCGCTGGCCGACCCGTACGTCCCCGGCGTGGTCAGCCTGTGGTTGCCCCTCTTGATATGCTTTGACGCGGTGTTCGCGATCCTCGCCCTGTGGACCTTCGGCACGCTGATGACCGAGGCCGCGCCGCGAGTGGCCAAGGAGGCCTGA
- a CDS encoding heme lyase CcmF/NrfE family subunit encodes MPALGTFLLLTCFIVAAYAATASIAGARRQSTRLTESGIGAFYLVTALMVVASAVIMYAFVTDTYAIKYVDRYSDAAQPLLFKITAYWGGLDGSIMFWVLLLSVFGAIAVRNSRESHRELIPYAVAVMAIVEMFFLFLMVVHNNPFETYLADIPADGQGLNPLLQNVYMVIHPPSLYIGFVGMTIPFAFGMAALATGYLDDSWLRAVRRWTMVSWLFLSLGLTLGMIWAYEELGWGGYWGWDPVENAALLPWFTATAFLHSVMVQERRGMLRVWNMTLVIITFFLTIFGTFMTRSGVVQSVHAFGEDKELAWMFTVFMVVLLVTSFGLLIYRLPLLRARHELDSWVSREGAFLVNNWILLFSAMFVLFATMFPTLSEAVAGQRLTVGPPFFNKWMLPIGLMLLLLTGIGPLLAWRKSTIDNLRHQFQWPTLAAIVTAATLAALGVRVWSSGTCFALSAFVVTTLVQEFVRGARVRQQYSGSDLATSAIGLFARNQRRYGGYIVHLGIVLMGLGFAGDGFKQEEQLLLKPGQSVTVGGFTVRHDGLAITQDAQKQMVTAKMTALQGGKQLGTITPAKWFYNKRAEEPTTEVAIRRSFAYDLYVVLAAFDAEQQSATFHVVVNPLVNWIWAGFALLAMGTLIALLPERALAVVGVKVATAATSSTATTSTTVLLLVMLALPGLARAQDTGTVVKRSHLERELENEILCTCGCRLPAGTCGMFNCPGKAKQLGRLKQLVDQGNDREMILATFVKENGGADILTQPPDTGFNRLIWAVPFAVGLFGATAAGVAAVKWSRRSAETVPQAVREGDPYQAKLDEELRDLD; translated from the coding sequence ATGCCCGCACTTGGCACGTTCCTCCTCCTGACCTGCTTCATCGTCGCCGCGTATGCCGCCACCGCGAGCATCGCGGGCGCGCGCCGGCAGTCCACACGGCTGACCGAGAGCGGCATCGGCGCCTTCTACCTGGTAACGGCGCTGATGGTCGTGGCGTCGGCCGTGATCATGTACGCCTTCGTCACCGACACGTACGCGATCAAGTACGTCGACCGCTACTCGGATGCCGCGCAGCCGCTCCTGTTCAAGATCACCGCGTATTGGGGCGGACTCGACGGCTCGATCATGTTCTGGGTGCTGTTGCTGTCGGTGTTCGGCGCCATCGCGGTGCGCAACTCGCGGGAATCGCATCGCGAGCTGATCCCGTACGCGGTTGCGGTGATGGCCATCGTGGAGATGTTCTTCCTCTTCCTGATGGTCGTGCACAACAACCCGTTCGAAACGTACCTGGCCGACATCCCCGCGGATGGACAGGGGCTCAACCCCCTGTTGCAGAACGTCTACATGGTGATCCACCCGCCGTCGCTGTACATCGGCTTCGTCGGGATGACCATTCCGTTCGCGTTCGGCATGGCCGCCCTCGCCACGGGGTACCTCGACGACTCGTGGCTGCGCGCCGTGCGCCGCTGGACGATGGTGAGCTGGCTGTTCCTGTCGCTGGGCCTCACGCTCGGCATGATCTGGGCCTATGAGGAACTCGGCTGGGGTGGCTACTGGGGCTGGGATCCGGTGGAGAACGCGGCCCTGCTGCCGTGGTTCACGGCCACCGCCTTCCTGCATTCGGTGATGGTGCAGGAGCGCCGTGGGATGCTCCGCGTCTGGAACATGACGCTGGTCATCATCACATTCTTCCTGACGATCTTCGGCACGTTCATGACCCGCTCGGGTGTCGTGCAGTCGGTGCATGCCTTCGGCGAGGACAAGGAACTCGCGTGGATGTTCACCGTGTTCATGGTGGTGCTGCTCGTCACGAGCTTCGGACTGCTGATCTACCGCCTGCCGTTGCTGCGCGCTCGACACGAGCTGGACTCGTGGGTATCGCGTGAAGGGGCCTTCCTGGTCAACAACTGGATCCTGCTGTTCTCGGCGATGTTCGTCCTGTTTGCGACGATGTTCCCGACGTTGAGCGAGGCGGTCGCGGGGCAGCGACTCACCGTGGGCCCGCCGTTCTTCAACAAATGGATGCTCCCGATCGGCCTGATGCTGCTGCTGCTCACCGGCATCGGACCGCTGCTCGCGTGGCGCAAGTCGACCATCGACAATCTCCGGCACCAGTTCCAATGGCCGACCCTGGCGGCAATCGTCACCGCCGCCACGCTGGCGGCCCTGGGTGTTCGCGTCTGGTCGTCGGGAACCTGCTTCGCGTTGTCGGCGTTCGTCGTGACGACGCTGGTGCAGGAATTCGTGCGCGGCGCCCGTGTCCGCCAGCAATATTCGGGGTCCGACCTTGCAACGTCGGCGATCGGCCTTTTCGCCCGCAACCAGCGTCGCTACGGCGGCTACATCGTGCATCTCGGCATCGTACTGATGGGCCTGGGCTTTGCCGGTGACGGCTTCAAGCAGGAAGAGCAGTTGCTCCTCAAGCCAGGCCAGTCGGTGACCGTGGGTGGCTTCACGGTGCGCCACGACGGCCTCGCGATCACGCAGGATGCCCAGAAGCAGATGGTCACCGCGAAGATGACCGCGCTCCAGGGCGGCAAACAACTCGGCACGATCACGCCAGCCAAGTGGTTCTACAACAAGCGGGCCGAGGAGCCGACCACCGAAGTCGCGATCCGCCGGTCGTTCGCGTACGACCTGTACGTCGTCCTGGCCGCCTTCGACGCCGAGCAGCAGAGCGCCACGTTCCACGTCGTAGTCAATCCGCTCGTGAACTGGATCTGGGCCGGATTCGCATTGCTCGCGATGGGCACGTTGATCGCGTTGCTGCCGGAACGGGCCCTGGCCGTGGTCGGCGTCAAGGTGGCGACGGCAGCTACGTCCTCGACCGCCACGACGTCGACGACGGTCCTCCTGCTGGTGATGCTGGCACTGCCGGGGCTGGCGCGCGCGCAGGACACGGGCACTGTCGTGAAGCGCTCGCACCTCGAGCGCGAGTTGGAGAACGAGATCCTCTGCACCTGCGGATGCCGGCTTCCGGCCGGCACCTGCGGGATGTTCAACTGCCCGGGCAAGGCGAAACAGCTCGGGCGCCTGAAGCAGTTGGTCGATCAGGGCAACGATCGGGAAATGATCCTGGCGACGTTCGTGAAGGAGAACGGCGGCGCGGACATCCTGACGCAGCCCCCTGACACGGGCTTCAATCGACTGATCTGGGCCGTCCCGTTCGCTGTCGGCCTCTTCGGAGCCACGGCTGCGGGCGTCGCTGCCGTCAAGTGGTCGCGACGGTCGGCGGAGACGGTGCCGCAGGCGGTGCGGGAGGGGGACCCGTACCAGGCGAAGCTCGACGAGGAACTGCGTGACCTCGACTGA
- a CDS encoding Maf family protein: MKLILASSSPRRSALLSAVGYHFEVRVADVDETPLDGETAEALVRRLARLKAWKVACSEDEVVLAADTTVACDGEIMNKPEDHAEATRMLRRLSGREHEVFTGVTLRHVGGEETFVERTVVWFAPMSEAEIAWYVDSGEPLGKAGAYGIQGRASRFVTRVEGSYPNVVGLPTAQVAKHLAKYVQPAS; the protein is encoded by the coding sequence ATGAAGCTCATCCTCGCCTCATCCTCACCACGCCGCTCGGCGCTGCTGTCCGCCGTGGGCTACCACTTCGAGGTCCGTGTCGCCGACGTGGACGAGACCCCGCTGGATGGCGAGACGGCCGAGGCGCTCGTACGGCGACTGGCGCGGCTCAAGGCGTGGAAGGTGGCCTGTAGCGAGGACGAAGTCGTGCTGGCCGCCGACACGACGGTCGCGTGCGACGGCGAAATCATGAACAAGCCCGAGGACCATGCCGAGGCCACCCGCATGCTGCGGCGGCTGTCGGGCCGCGAACACGAGGTGTTCACCGGGGTCACCCTGCGCCACGTCGGCGGCGAGGAAACGTTCGTCGAGCGCACCGTGGTTTGGTTCGCACCGATGTCGGAGGCAGAGATCGCCTGGTACGTGGACTCGGGCGAGCCCCTGGGCAAGGCCGGGGCCTACGGCATCCAGGGCCGCGCCTCCCGGTTCGTTACCCGCGTGGAAGGCTCCTATCCCAACGTGGTTGGTCTGCCCACCGCGCAGGTGGCGAAACATCTGGCGAAATACGTGCAACCGGCGTCATAA
- a CDS encoding zinc ribbon domain-containing protein → MTSTDTRARAWQFFIVLGLIGATAAVWREPRFTRPEHLVLLSIGIIAAAVAGAAMHRTLLPLVSPEQVVGDSRRSSRHLMALEREKRLVLRSIKELEFDKAMGKVAETDFDEMVVRLRQRAVGLMQRIDVGETGLRERIASDLAGLKQPKATRKVSAQQCAECKTLNDADARFCKSCGTAL, encoded by the coding sequence GTGACCTCGACTGACACGCGCGCGCGGGCCTGGCAGTTCTTCATCGTCCTCGGGTTGATCGGCGCGACCGCCGCAGTGTGGCGCGAGCCGCGCTTCACCCGCCCCGAGCACCTCGTCCTGCTCAGTATCGGCATCATCGCTGCCGCCGTCGCCGGGGCAGCGATGCATCGCACGCTCCTGCCGCTGGTGTCTCCCGAGCAGGTCGTCGGCGACTCACGGCGGTCCTCCCGTCACCTGATGGCGCTGGAGCGTGAGAAGCGCCTCGTGCTGCGCAGCATCAAGGAACTCGAGTTCGACAAGGCGATGGGCAAGGTCGCCGAAACCGATTTCGACGAGATGGTCGTTCGCCTGCGGCAGCGCGCCGTCGGACTCATGCAGCGCATCGATGTCGGCGAGACCGGCCTGCGCGAACGTATTGCCAGCGATCTGGCGGGGCTGAAGCAGCCGAAGGCGACCAGGAAGGTGAGTGCGCAGCAGTGTGCCGAGTGCAAGACGCTCAACGACGCGGACGCCCGGTTCTGCAAGTCCTGCGGGACTGCGCTGTGA